From Anopheles darlingi chromosome 2, idAnoDarlMG_H_01, whole genome shotgun sequence, the proteins below share one genomic window:
- the LOC125959931 gene encoding barrier-to-autointegration factor — translation MSSTSQKHRNFVAEPMGEKPVTELAGVGDVLGKRLEAAGFDRAYTVLGQYLILKKDAELFKEWMKDTCAANSKQAADCYQCLSDWCEEFL, via the coding sequence ATGTCGAGCACATCCCAGAAGCATAGAAATTTTGTGGCGGAACCGATGGGGGAGAAACCGGTAACGGAACTGGCTGGCGTCGGGGATGTGCTTGGGAAGCGCCTGGAGGCGGCCGGATTCGACCGGGCATACACCGTCCTCGGCCAGTACCTCATCCTGAAGAAGGACGCGGAACTATTCAAGGAGTGGATGAAGGATACATGCGCGGCAAACTCGAAGCAAGCGGCCGACTGCTACCAATGTCTGAGCGATTGGTGCGAGGAATTCCTGTAA
- the LOC125959412 gene encoding zonadhesin-like, producing MGTPWIIPRWLVPVITVVLIVLYPSPGSGLSGTTKRALKKLILLDKNPVLPDRVRLLADCSGTNCTRTCPENYAIDTEQRYCRRKRQDICPPGYIQRSGAGGAAGCIVQDIECPPGSNREGDRCVVRSFSCPVGYVQRGSSCVRDNICQPGYRWENGLCFPPGARIFCPPGYTQQGRHGPCTPIACSDCCDCQEEEAMATVCPTGYTHQWGRCVRLLQASPELRIESVTYKLPIECRTAGATYNDGRCESWTLVGRPVCGEGHSYNGSCVEVAKCQRGTLNSVCSCEHEQHILPSCTNGGKLHESGACVISQVNCRPPFHLHNGVCVREVTIGSLCPDSGVPQIPGSGFCSVDEPRCPRGFTLDQGTGLCRKLTPCTRDCGSRYQQQDHWCGIPASCPDGYTLNEHGYCVKESIHSPYNCPEGTIERNDECVSVTPLCRSPLDYHPNVDQCVRCDERPPFCPRGNLTTDGRCSWSESACPEGYSWKDSMCVMQDGALTVRCKQGYAHDRLCIHGELNCPEGYELLDESCVVKDDIHCPEGSYPIEGLCVIERECPEQYHAGTEGCVREVRRPINVTQPACPAGFSFGAEGEGCLRRTVIDATIKRQHRKECPDGYERRASDGWCVRTLTAFPICPPQTIYTDRNDRCYCEVDLGCPTGYERTGADCTYRGVGFTGYLHFLIPCYGALCGAQHCLSQCSSPPCPIEPCSGGQNHRPELLGNDVRTPVASGCLSASAAGGENCPPQEVLGLVCPPGYERVNSTCFAYYDKVCPVGYNLTTGGECQREILLEPSCPPGYTHSGEPDSSHCEHASCPDGYKLTGVGRTCEKRELRSPKPCPPGHDYYRGVCYRRSHCRNGTVDGAFCVERAFSNPICPEGYVLREHDCATEGTCPFGSTYIDGSCLRLEQPASCPGGTYRWGRLCVYPEAPECDRVPHVQTGCSSEVDQYGRCWHRVPPSCPQGYRLRDGRCVVCQTEQPNCVAPMAIRGDRCVAERIVCPEGHFLRGNVCILLHVAMPRCPSGEFGLCRGFCIAPHTPDCEAAIEYAMPSCNRGMLYQGRCVEHARCDPESTLIDNECRLRTFTDTSCHGKGTKIGEQCVGGLPQCPASYALTNGRCYSCAIENAQCSGGGTLCTDSFCHLEEARCSYSGSSFFDGYGCRELTTTEASCPPGTSPDRYDRHFCQLQTEKASYICPSEYYYQQGVCLKKLYSQPSCPPGDYKLRHGVCLRRSCTRMSSGVVCASGSDTTAISCAHCMNSTIGAKGKMATSVTNNGLDLCCAVFSPRICQQGNRCYHERETLCGSFCLTEDDRIYLTVPAMTRIGDRLYMAPRKMDAADEEDEEETEGSSPESESSSANVDCFQCRLRMGRCPKVCDTYDCQSEGDGECNFKDVRKFCWQYDSLKLCTRFKRKY from the coding sequence ATGGGTACACCGTGGATCATTCCCCGGTGGTTAGTGCCAGTGATAACCGTCGTGTTGATCGTTTTATACCCCAGCCCAGGATCCGGATTGTCGGGTACAACGAAACGCGCCTTAAAGAAGCTAATCCTTCTGGACAAAAACCCCGTGCTACCGGATCGTGTGCGTCTGCTGGCCGATTGTAGCGGAACAAACTGTACCCGTACCTGTCCGGAAAACTATGCGATCGATACGGAGCAGCGGTACTGCCGGAGGAAACGCCAGGACATCTGTCCTCCCGGGTACATCCAGCGATCGGGTGCTGGCGGTGCGGCCGGTTGTATCGTGCAGGACATCGAATGTCCTCCGGGGAGCAACCGGGAGGGTGATCGGTGTGTCGTTCGCAGCTTTTCCTGTCCCGTCGGTTACGTGCAGCGTGGTAGCAGTTGCGTACGGGACAATATCTGCCAGCCCGGTTATCGGTGGGAGAATGGTCTCTGTTTTCCACCGGGGGCGCGTATCTTCTGTCCACCCGGTTACACTCAGCAGGGCCGCCATGGACCGTGCACACCGATCGCATGTTCCGATTGCTGCGAttgccaggaggaggaagcgatGGCCACCGTATGCCCGACCGGCTACACACATCAGTGGGGCCGTTGCGTTCGGTTGCTGCAGGCTTCACCGGAGTTACGGATCGAATCCGTAACGTACAAGCTCCCGATCGAGTGCCGTACGGCCGGTGCGACGTACAACGATGGCCGCTGTGAATCGTGGACACTCGTTGGAAGGCCGGTTTGCGGTGAGGGCCACTCGTACAATGGATCCTGCGTCGAGGTGGCCAAATGTCAGCGCGGTACGCTCAACAGCGTTTGTTCCTGCGAGCACGAACAACACATTCTACCATCCTGCACCAACGGTGGTAAGCTGCACGAATCCGGGGCTTGCGTCATCTCGCAGGTAAACTGTCGGCCACCGTTCCATCTCCACaacggtgtctgtgtgcgtgaagTTACGATTGGATCGCTCTGTCCGGACAGTGGTGTTCCGCAAATTCCGGGTTCGGGATTCTGTAGCGTCGATGAACCACGGTGTCCCCGTGGCTTCACTCTGGACCAGGGCACGGGTCTCTGCCGGAAGCTAACCCCTTGCACTCGAGACTGTGGCAGTCGgtatcagcagcaggaccacTGGTGTGGCATCCCGGCCAGCTGTCCCGATGGTTACACACTCAACGAACACGGTTACTGTGTCAAAGAATCGATCCACTCCCCGTACAACTGCCCAGAGggaacgatcgaacggaaTGATGAGTGTGTGAGCGTTACGCCGCTCTGTCGATCACCACTGGACTACCATCCGAACGTCGATCAGTGTGTGAGGTGCGATGAACGACCGCCATTCTGTCCACGGGGCAACCTAACAACCGATGGTCGGTGCAGTTGGAGTGAATCTGCCTGTCCGGAGGGATACAGCTGGAAGGACAGTATGTGTGTCATGCAGGACGGTGCGTTAACGGTGCGCTGCAAGCAAGGTTACGCACACGATCGCCTTTGCATCCACGGAGAACTGAACTGTCCGGAAGGGTACGAGCTACTCGATGAGAGCTGCGTGGTGAAGGATGACATCCACTGTCCGGAGGGATCCTATCCGATCGAGGGACTGTGTGTGATCGAACGCGAATGTCCCGAACAGTACCACGCCGGAACGGAAGGCTGTGTGCGAGAAGTTCGACGACCGATCAATGTCACGCAACCGGCCTGTCCCGCCGGCTTTAGCTTCGGTGCGGAAGGTGAAGGATGTCTTCGCCGTACCGTGATCGATGCCACGATCAAACGGCAGCACAGGAAGGAGTGTCCCGATGGTTACGAGCGACGGGCGTCGgatggttggtgtgtgcgtacgCTAACCGCGTTTCCCATCTGTCCACCACAAACCATCTACACCGATCGGAACGATCGCTGCTACTGTGAGGTCGATCTTGGATGTCCGACCGGGTACGAGCGAACGGGAGCCGACTGTACGTATCGTGGCGTTGGTTTTACCGGATATCTACACTTCCTGATTCCGTGCTACGGTGCGCTGTGTGGTGCGCAGCACTGTCTTAGCCAATGCTCGAGTCCACCGTGTCCAATCGAACCGTGTAGCGGCGGTCAGAATCATCGACCGGAGCTGCTAGGCAATGATGTTCGAACGCCCGTAGCTAGTGGCTGCCTATCCGCTAGTGCCGCTGGAGGAGAGAACTGTCCACCGCAGGAAGTGCTCGGATTGGTTTGCCCTCCCGGTTACGAGCGAGTCAATAGTACGTGCTTCGCTTACTACGATAAAGTATGCCCGGTTGGATACAATCTGACCACTGGGGGTGAATGCCAACGAGAGATACTGCTGGAACCATCCTGTCCACCCGGTTACACACACTCCGGCGAACCCGATTCCAGTCACTGCGAACATGCGAGCTGCCCGGATGGTTACAAATTGACCGGAGTTGGAAGGACCTGCGAGAAGCGGGAACTTCGTTCACCGAAACCATGTCCACCGGGGCACGATTACTACCGGGGAGTGTGCTACCGACGGTCGCATTGCCGCAATGGAACCGTCGATGGAGCGTTCTGTGTGGAACGGGCCTTTAGCAATCCGATCTGTCCAGAGGGATACGTGTTGCGTGAGCACGATTGCGCCACCGAAGGTACTTGTCCTTTCGGTTCGACCTACATCGATGGTTCGTGTTTACGGTTAGAGCAACCGGCATCCTGTCCCGGAGGAACCTATCGTTGGGGACGGCTTTGCGTTTATCCCGAGGCACCCGAATGTGATCGTGTACCGCACGTGCAGACCGGTTGTTCTTCTGAGGTTGATCAGTATGGACGCTGCTGGCACCGTGTGCCACCATCTTGTCCCCAAGGATACCGACTGCGTGACGGTCGGTGTGTCGTTTGCCAAACGGAACAACCCAACTGTGTGGCTCCGATGGCCATACGGGGTGATCGTTGTGTTGCGGAGCGAATAGTGTGCCCGGAAGGACACTTCCTACGCGGTAATGTCTGTATCCTGCTGCACGTAGCTATGCCACGATGTCCTTCGGGTGAGTTCGGACTGTGCCGGGGATTCTGTATTGCACCACACACCCCCGATTGTGAGGCGGCCATCGAGTACGCGATGCCATCCTGTAACCGCGGTATGCTCTATCAGGGACGGTGTGTGGAGCATGCTCGCTGCGATCCGGAATCTACGCTCATCGATAACGAGTGCCGGTTGCGGACGTTCACCGATACGTCCTGCCATGGAAAGGGCACAAAGATCGGGGAGCAGTGCGTCGGGGGGTTACCCCAATGTCCCGCTAGCTATGCACTGACCAACGGTCGGTGCTACAGCTGTGCCATCGAGAATGCCCAATGTTCGGGAGGAGGTACACTCTGTACGGATAGTTTCTGCCATCTGGAGGAGGCACGTTGCAGTTACTCGGGATCCTCCTTCTTCGATGGTTATGGATGCCGTGAGTTGACCACGACAGAGGCCTCTTGTCCACCGGGGACGAGTCCGGACCGGTACGATCGTCATTTTTGTCAACTGCAGACTGAGAAGGCCAGTTATATCTGCCCGTCGGAGTACTACTACCAGCAGGGTGTCTGTCTGAAGAAACTGTACAGTCAGCCCAGTTGTCCACCCGGGGATTATAAGCTACGCCATGGGGTCTGTCTGCGCCGTAGCTGCACACGGATGTCATCGGGTGTAGTGTGTGCCAGCGGAAGCGATACCACGGCGATCTCGTGCGCTCATTGTATGAATAGTACGATCGGTGCAAAGGGAAAAATGGCGACGAGCGTGACGAACAACGGACTCGATCTTTGCTGTGCCGTGTTTTCGCCAAGAATATGTCAGCAGGGCAACCGGTGCTACCACGAGCGTGAAACTCTGTGCGGTTCGTTCTGCTTGACCGAGGACGATCGTATCTATCTCACGGTTCCGGCCATGACTCGGATTGGTGATCGACTATACATGGCTCCTAGAAAGATGGACGCAgccgacgaggaggatgaggaggaaacGGAGGGATCCAGTCCGGAATCAGAATCATCATCGGCCAATGTTGATTGCTTCCAGTGTCGGTTGCGTATGGGACGGTGCCCGAAGGTGTGCGATACATACGATTGCCAATCCGAGGGCGATGGGGAATGTAATTTTAAAGATGTCCGCAAGTTTTGTTGGCAGTACGATTCGCTCAAATTATGCACGAGATTTAAAAGGAAGTACTAA